The genomic DNA TTCATGGGAAATTGGCGACTCCTGGATCTGCAACGTATAGTCAAACAGTTTTTTATTAGTTAATATATAATGAAGAAATTAGCTCAATAAGGAGTATTGCAATGTCCAAGCCGTATAGTGAAGATTTAAGAACAAGAGTGATACAGAGTTACTTGAATGGTCTGTCGAAAATGGATATCGTTACGCTTTTCAAAATAGGGATGGATACTTTGAATCGTTGGATTCGTCAGTATTTGCAAACGGGGGATATTAAACCAAAAAAAAGGACTCAGTTTCGTGCAAGAAAATTCAGTGACTCTGATTTAACGGATTACATTAGAAACAATCCTTCGGTGACCCTCAAACAAATTGCAGAACATTTTTCGGTTAAACCCTCATCGGTTCAAGCAAGATTG from Gammaproteobacteria bacterium includes the following:
- a CDS encoding transposase → MSKPYSEDLRTRVIQSYLNGLSKMDIVTLFKIGMDTLNRWIRQYLQTGDIKPKKRTQFRARKFSDSDLTDYIRNNPSVTLKQIAEHFSVKPSSVQARLKALNITYKKTISLRRKG